One Euphorbia lathyris chromosome 1, ddEupLath1.1, whole genome shotgun sequence DNA segment encodes these proteins:
- the LOC136235696 gene encoding uncharacterized protein isoform X2 has protein sequence MVVRLSWASTVRLHFSFGTYVEHLPIFKPKRFLPPVINANKLTTRAVHNSSHFEALNSRQKDQIHLYIDALLDWNQKMNLTAVSEADEVMKRHVEDSLAMLHPITDSYVSHCNSSIDNLKLVDVGTGAGLPGLVLAIACPCWKVTLMESMNKRCLFLEHAVSITGLSNVKIVRGRAETLGQNDLLREGFDVAVARAVAEMRVLAEYCLPLVRVGGLFIAAKGHDPHLEVRNAERSIKLLGASLLTLCSVDSHSPYGQRTAIVCVKDQPTPRKYPREPGTPAKLPL, from the exons ATGGTGGTCAGACTCAGCTGGGCTTCAACTGTCCGATTACACTTCTCTTTTGGGACTTATGTCGAACACCTTCCGATCTTCAAACCAAAACGCTTTCTTCCTCCCGTAATCAATGCAAACAAGTTAACTACAAGAGCAGTTCATAATTCTTCTCATTTCGAGGCCCTGAATTCCCGCCAAAAAGACCAGATTCATCTCTACATTGATGCTCTTCTCGACTGGAACCAG AAAATGAATCTTACTGCTGTTAGTGAGGCGGACGAAGTCATGAAAAGGCATGTTGAAGACTCGCTTGCAATGCTACATCCTATAACTGACTCTTATGTTTCTCATTGCAACTCTTCTATTGATAATCTGAAACTTGTAGATGTTGGAACTGGTGCTGGGCTTCCAGGACTAGTTTTAGCTATAGCCTGCCCAT GTTGGAAAGTAACACTTATGGAGTCCATGAATAAACGTTGCTTGTTCTTGGAGCACGCAGTTAGCATCACTGGCTTGTCAAATGTCAAAATCGTTAGGGGAAGAGCAGAG ACTTTAGGGCAAAATGATTTGCTTAGAGAGGGGTTTGATGTTGCAGTAGCCAGAGCTGTTGCggaaatgagagttttag cGGAGTATTGTCTTCCTCTAGTTCGAGTTGGTGGGTTGTTTATAGCTGCAAAGGGCCATGATCCCCAT tTGGAAGTTAGAAATGCAGAAAGATCTATTAAGCTTCTTGGTGCATCATTATTGACACTTTGCTCAg TCGATTCGCACAGCCCATATGGACAGCGAACTGCCATTGTATGTGTGAAAGATCAGCCCACCCCAAGGAAGTATCCACGTGAACCAGGTACCCCAGCAAAATTACCGCTGTAA
- the LOC136235696 gene encoding uncharacterized protein isoform X1, protein MVVRLSWASTVRLHFSFGTYVEHLPIFKPKRFLPPVINANKLTTRAVHNSSHFEALNSRQKDQIHLYIDALLDWNQKMNLTAVSEADEVMKRHVEDSLAMLHPITDSYVSHCNSSIDNLKLVDVGTGAGLPGLVLAIACPCWKVTLMESMNKRCLFLEHAVSITGLSNVKIVRGRAETLGQNDLLREGFDVAVARAVAEMRVLAEYCLPLVRVGGLFIAAKGHDPHITIEHEPSVIFLHDKFGQLEVRNAERSIKLLGASLLTLCSVDSHSPYGQRTAIVCVKDQPTPRKYPREPGTPAKLPL, encoded by the exons ATGGTGGTCAGACTCAGCTGGGCTTCAACTGTCCGATTACACTTCTCTTTTGGGACTTATGTCGAACACCTTCCGATCTTCAAACCAAAACGCTTTCTTCCTCCCGTAATCAATGCAAACAAGTTAACTACAAGAGCAGTTCATAATTCTTCTCATTTCGAGGCCCTGAATTCCCGCCAAAAAGACCAGATTCATCTCTACATTGATGCTCTTCTCGACTGGAACCAG AAAATGAATCTTACTGCTGTTAGTGAGGCGGACGAAGTCATGAAAAGGCATGTTGAAGACTCGCTTGCAATGCTACATCCTATAACTGACTCTTATGTTTCTCATTGCAACTCTTCTATTGATAATCTGAAACTTGTAGATGTTGGAACTGGTGCTGGGCTTCCAGGACTAGTTTTAGCTATAGCCTGCCCAT GTTGGAAAGTAACACTTATGGAGTCCATGAATAAACGTTGCTTGTTCTTGGAGCACGCAGTTAGCATCACTGGCTTGTCAAATGTCAAAATCGTTAGGGGAAGAGCAGAG ACTTTAGGGCAAAATGATTTGCTTAGAGAGGGGTTTGATGTTGCAGTAGCCAGAGCTGTTGCggaaatgagagttttag cGGAGTATTGTCTTCCTCTAGTTCGAGTTGGTGGGTTGTTTATAGCTGCAAAGGGCCATGATCCCCAT aTCACTATTGAGCATGAGCCATCAGTAATCTTCTTacatgacaaatttggacagtTGGAAGTTAGAAATGCAGAAAGATCTATTAAGCTTCTTGGTGCATCATTATTGACACTTTGCTCAg TCGATTCGCACAGCCCATATGGACAGCGAACTGCCATTGTATGTGTGAAAGATCAGCCCACCCCAAGGAAGTATCCACGTGAACCAGGTACCCCAGCAAAATTACCGCTGTAA